Proteins found in one Zea mays cultivar B73 chromosome 1, Zm-B73-REFERENCE-NAM-5.0, whole genome shotgun sequence genomic segment:
- the LOC103637459 gene encoding transcription repressor OFP8 encodes MRVLMSRRRGAGASGGGLCINKKARLFMCGCGGTKAVSISDGSSDKSPTATPQTAASTTPLTGTSTATVTTESTRRGGSRPATTTSSAPSSFSVSSSSVTTTTTTTADDGPSSMEESTPSLSALLRQLHELERSVRFLHSAGSTDGKQWHRRTVSEGGGGSGRVEESVAVVKESADPLGDFRRSMLQMIVEKEIVGGAELRELLHRFLSLNSPRHHHLILRAFAEIWEEVFAGHERAPDFLASSRRCRKKQHQHLATRGA; translated from the coding sequence ATGAGGGTGTTGATGTCGCGCCGGCGCGGTGCCGGTGCCAGCGGCGGCGGGCTGTGCATCAACAAAAAGGCCCGCCTATTCATGTGCGGCTGCGGCGGCACCAAGGCTGTCTCCATCTCCGATGGCTCCTCCGACAAGTCACCAACCGCCACGCCGCAGACCGCCGCGTCAACCACTCCGCTCACCGGCACGTCGACCGCCACCGTCACGACCGAGTCGACGAGAAGAGGAGGGAGCAGGCCGGCGACGACAACGTCGTCGGCTCCCTCCTCGTTCTCGGTCTCGTCTTCGTCcgtcaccaccaccaccaccaccaccgccgacgACGGCCCCAGCAGCATGGAGGAGAGCACGCCCAGCCTGTCGGCGCTCCTGCGCCAGCTCCACGAGCTGGAGCGCAGCGTCCGCTTCCTGCACTCCGCCGGCAGCACCGACGGCAAGCAGTGGCACCGCCGGACCGTGAGCGAGGGCGGCGGCGGGTCCGGGCGGGTGGAGGAGAGCGTGGCGGTGGTGAAGGAGTCGGCGGACCCGCTGGGCGACTTCCGCCGGTCCATGCTGCAGATGATCGTGGAGAAGGAGATCGTGGGCGGCGCGGAGCTCCGGGAGCTGCTGCACCGGTTCCTGTCCCTCAACTCGCCGCGCCACCACCACCTCATCCTCCGCGCCTTCGCCGAGATCTGGGAGGAGGTCTTCGCCGGGCACGAGCGCGCGCCGGACTTCCTCGCCTCCTCCCGCCGCTGCAGGAAGAAGCAGCACCAGCACCTGGCAACGCGTGGTGCTTGA